The following proteins are co-located in the Hyphomicrobiales bacterium genome:
- a CDS encoding PLxRFG domain-containing protein, whose amino-acid sequence MQQPGFIITPKLAEAAANGLPLFSRAAVEMRNRMAGGELEAVQIGEQYARLVENAKAPSDLLTRLLGVAKDDIVGGIGRWWTNNVSTPNFISASSRGFKNVYQAFNTYSRYRKILGEQLVRERVPDWYRASDADRKAAFDVMLTRTLEKYSTSSQELADLLNTLTPAQRKLYDQATGMIAAVLRRQFDSQKETRRRQLGAEAYEKWLTGRQEQMTALLDQGYVPLRRYGDYSVEVYMEAPDGKRVKAGLEFFNSPSQAKTAALAYAKEIERSGVALKVEMGRRSKNERDTGVSLEQFLGTLRRQGIDISQAERERLVVAMTNADSLVRTQMMRREGLAGFSRDSMRVLHEFGVNTTSEIAYARFAPVLDAALDGAEVAADIDAVTSEPVITVGESFGRREDGVPHNLWEQDGPMSGFYRDRANAMADTTLVPDRQSEWATKMRTAGVMYFIGGSISGAAVNTLSIPMVLTPYLSTHTDYLNATMTSLKTWKDSWQHYNVLRDMDKMKNPDPETAARLDAAGIGKEMRAAIVAAADHIFDTEIHMMLGISQGSLYSRSRNVQRAAEVWMTPFRVAEQTNRLASFMAAYRIATTGGGVRQADGTFKKLSGQELFRFASETVDQTQNNYNVNNRPGIMNNPLGALMFQFKSFPLFIIEAAALMYKVSPKSAVYMLLGLTAMAGVQGLPFAEEILNLVDVISQQLFNSPFNSRRAMRNAIKSASDAIGAADLSDAVMRGVVNEITGIGVATRVSSGFIPGTRIGAADADKGRVLAEIAGAPFSMLHDALSNAGPLVSAAAGGDWRRAADALRAGGPIAARNLVKGAEQLSTGYASDSRGRKVVDVSTVDGILQLTGLSSAAVTKANDMESIIIQTKAFHTQVSQDLEARLVKAYRADDAEQVARVLDLRAKWNAQNPMMPILSNPAATRRAIMLAGMPLNRREQILLGRRLGAEFADVTAQ is encoded by the coding sequence ATGCAGCAACCCGGCTTCATCATCACCCCGAAGCTCGCCGAAGCCGCGGCGAACGGCCTGCCGCTGTTCTCCCGTGCCGCCGTCGAGATGCGCAACCGCATGGCTGGCGGCGAGCTGGAGGCCGTGCAGATCGGCGAGCAGTACGCGCGACTGGTGGAGAACGCGAAGGCCCCCAGCGACCTGCTGACGCGCCTGCTCGGCGTCGCCAAAGATGACATCGTCGGCGGCATCGGCAGGTGGTGGACGAACAACGTGTCGACGCCGAACTTCATCTCGGCGTCGTCGCGGGGCTTCAAGAACGTCTACCAGGCGTTCAACACCTACAGTCGCTATCGCAAGATACTCGGCGAGCAACTGGTGCGCGAACGCGTCCCCGACTGGTACCGGGCATCCGATGCCGACCGCAAGGCAGCATTCGATGTCATGCTGACGCGCACGCTGGAGAAGTATTCGACGTCGTCGCAGGAACTCGCCGACCTGCTCAACACGCTGACGCCGGCGCAGCGCAAGCTGTACGACCAGGCTACCGGCATGATCGCCGCCGTGCTGCGGCGCCAGTTCGACAGCCAGAAGGAAACACGTAGGCGCCAACTAGGTGCCGAAGCCTACGAGAAGTGGCTGACCGGCCGGCAGGAGCAGATGACGGCGTTACTCGATCAGGGCTACGTCCCGCTGCGCCGGTACGGCGACTACAGCGTCGAGGTCTACATGGAGGCGCCGGACGGCAAGCGGGTCAAGGCTGGCCTGGAGTTCTTCAACTCGCCGAGTCAGGCGAAGACGGCGGCCCTCGCCTACGCCAAGGAGATCGAACGCTCGGGCGTCGCGCTGAAGGTCGAGATGGGCAGGCGCAGCAAGAACGAACGCGATACCGGCGTCTCGCTTGAGCAGTTCCTCGGCACGCTGCGCAGGCAGGGCATCGACATCTCGCAGGCCGAACGTGAGCGCCTGGTCGTTGCCATGACGAACGCCGACTCGCTGGTGCGCACGCAGATGATGCGTCGCGAGGGCCTGGCCGGGTTCTCCCGCGACAGCATGCGCGTGCTCCACGAGTTCGGCGTCAACACGACGAGTGAGATCGCCTACGCGCGCTTCGCGCCGGTGCTCGACGCCGCCCTTGACGGCGCCGAAGTAGCCGCCGATATCGACGCCGTGACCAGCGAGCCAGTCATCACTGTCGGCGAGTCGTTCGGCCGGCGCGAGGACGGCGTGCCGCATAACCTGTGGGAGCAGGACGGCCCCATGTCGGGGTTCTACCGGGACCGCGCCAACGCCATGGCAGATACCACACTGGTGCCGGACCGGCAGAGCGAGTGGGCTACCAAGATGCGTACGGCCGGCGTCATGTACTTCATCGGCGGCTCCATCTCCGGCGCCGCCGTGAACACGCTGTCGATCCCCATGGTGCTGACGCCCTACCTGTCGACGCACACCGACTACCTGAACGCCACCATGACGTCGCTGAAGACGTGGAAGGACTCGTGGCAGCACTACAACGTCTTGCGCGACATGGACAAGATGAAGAACCCCGACCCAGAGACGGCGGCCCGGCTGGACGCCGCCGGCATCGGCAAGGAGATGCGCGCCGCCATCGTCGCGGCGGCAGATCATATTTTCGACACCGAGATCCACATGATGCTCGGCATCTCGCAGGGCTCCCTGTACTCCAGGAGTCGCAACGTCCAGCGCGCCGCCGAGGTCTGGATGACGCCGTTCCGAGTCGCCGAGCAGACCAACCGACTGGCGTCGTTCATGGCGGCCTACAGGATCGCCACGACGGGCGGCGGCGTCAGGCAGGCGGACGGCACCTTCAAGAAACTCTCGGGGCAGGAACTGTTCCGCTTCGCCAGCGAGACGGTGGATCAGACGCAAAATAATTACAACGTCAATAATCGCCCCGGCATAATGAACAACCCGCTCGGCGCCCTGATGTTCCAGTTCAAGTCGTTCCCGCTGTTCATCATCGAAGCCGCGGCGCTGATGTATAAGGTGAGCCCGAAGAGCGCCGTGTACATGCTGCTCGGGCTGACGGCGATGGCCGGCGTGCAGGGCCTGCCGTTCGCCGAGGAGATCCTGAACCTTGTCGACGTGATCTCGCAGCAACTGTTCAACTCGCCATTCAACAGCCGCCGCGCCATGCGCAACGCCATCAAGTCGGCATCTGACGCCATCGGCGCCGCCGACCTGTCTGACGCCGTCATGCGCGGCGTCGTGAACGAGATCACCGGCATCGGCGTGGCCACTCGCGTATCGTCTGGCTTCATCCCCGGCACGCGCATCGGCGCCGCCGACGCCGACAAGGGGCGCGTGCTCGCCGAGATCGCCGGCGCGCCGTTCTCGATGCTGCACGACGCGCTGAGCAACGCCGGCCCGCTCGTCAGCGCGGCGGCGGGCGGCGACTGGCGGCGGGCGGCGGACGCCCTGCGAGCCGGCGGCCCGATCGCCGCCCGTAACCTGGTCAAGGGCGCCGAGCAGCTCAGCACCGGCTACGCATCCGACTCCAGGGGGCGGAAAGTAGTTGATGTCTCAACTGTCGACGGTATCCTGCAACTGACCGGGCTGTCGTCGGCGGCGGTGACCAAGGCGAACGACATGGAGAGCATCATCATCCAGACCAAGGCGTTCCACACGCAGGTCAGCCAGGATCTGGAGGCCCGGCTGGTCAAGGCGTACCGTGCCGACGACGCCGAACAGGTAGCGCGCGTCCTCGACCTGCGCGCCAAGTGGAACGCCCAGAACCCCATGATGCCGATCCTGTCGAACCCGGCGGCGACGCGGCGTGCCATCATGCTGGCCGGCATGCCACTGAACCGCAGGGAACAGATCCTGCTGGGACGCCGCCTGGGCGCCGAGTTTGCCGACGTCACGGCGCAGTGA